A window of the Uranotaenia lowii strain MFRU-FL unplaced genomic scaffold, ASM2978415v1 HiC_scaffold_215, whole genome shotgun sequence genome harbors these coding sequences:
- the LOC129759629 gene encoding heat shock protein DDB_G0288861-like, with translation MSHPSHFQPWKQNRPPLVLPLQQQQQQQQGSYGKLPAMAHQQQLPEGHLHLHQQQQQQFLLGGGNPQQQQQTTLVHLPPPTPQPAPVIQSAAVASSSSNASNAISSSTAAGTGPGATSPGAMSDFLSQLGANKLMLGKLSASYGLLAMDQNSQQQQGQIVTGQQQQLHQPASGLPGPLDDCANDKERELRIQQIFENAI, from the coding sequence ATGTCTCACCCAAGCCACTTCCAGCCGTGGAAGCAAAACCGGCCTCCTCTAGTCCTGCCGctccaacagcaacaacaacaacaacagggcAGCTATGGAAAATTACCGGCCATGGCACACCAGCAACAGCTGCCGGAAGGTCACCTTCATCtccatcaacagcagcagcaacagtttCTGTTGGGTGGTGGTAATccccaacagcagcagcaaaccaCCTTGGTGCATCTTCCGCCACCCACACCTCAACCGGCTCCGGTCATCCAGTCGGCCGCGGTCGCTTCCAGCAGCTCTAACGCGAGCAACGCCATCTCTTCGTCGACGGCGGCCGGAACCGGTCCCGGTGCAACCAGTCCTGGGGCCATGAGTGATTTTCTCTCCCAACTTGGGGCCAACAAGCTGATGCTCGGGAAGCTGAGCGCCAGCTATGGACTGTTGGCGATGGATCAAAattcgcagcagcagcagggcCAAATTGTGACCGGGCAGCAGCAACAGTTGCATCAGCCTGCATCGGGGCTGCCCGGGCCCCTGGACGATTGTGCCAATGATAAGGAACGGGAGCTTCGCATTCAGCAGATTTTCGAGAACGCTATCAG